One Thermoanaerobaculia bacterium DNA window includes the following coding sequences:
- a CDS encoding response regulator — translation MVATRILVVEDEPDIAEVLQFNLERAGFAVTVERRGDSALEAIRRRPPDLLVLDLMLPGLDGLELARLLKRDPATSNLPLVMLTAKGEELDRIVGLELGADDYISKPFSPREVVLRIKAVLRRHAGEEEPSARIEIGRIRLDAAAHRAEVRGVDVPLTATEFRLLRILMERQGRVQTRARLLTDVWGYAEDVDSRTVDTHVRRLRHKLGPESDRIETVIGVGYRMRG, via the coding sequence ATGGTCGCGACCCGGATTCTGGTCGTCGAAGACGAGCCCGATATCGCCGAGGTGCTGCAGTTCAACCTCGAACGCGCCGGCTTCGCGGTGACCGTCGAGCGGCGCGGCGACAGCGCGCTCGAGGCCATCCGCCGGCGTCCGCCCGACCTCCTCGTTCTCGACCTGATGCTCCCCGGGCTCGACGGCCTCGAGCTCGCTCGACTGCTCAAGCGCGATCCTGCGACCTCGAACCTCCCCCTCGTCATGCTCACGGCGAAGGGCGAGGAGCTCGACCGGATCGTCGGCCTCGAGCTCGGCGCCGACGACTACATCTCCAAGCCGTTCAGCCCACGCGAAGTCGTCCTCCGGATCAAGGCGGTGCTGCGCCGCCACGCCGGTGAGGAGGAGCCCAGCGCCCGGATCGAGATCGGCAGGATCCGGCTCGACGCCGCCGCTCATCGCGCCGAAGTGCGCGGAGTCGACGTCCCCCTCACCGCCACCGAGTTCCGCCTGTTGCGGATCCTGATGGAGCGCCAGGGCCGCGTTCAGACGCGGGCGCGCCTGCTGACCGACGTCTGGGGCTATGCCGAGGACGTCGACAGCCGGACCGTCGACACGCACGTGCGAAGGCTCCGGCACAAGCTCGGTCCGGAGTCCGACCGCATCGAGACGGTGATCGGCGTCGGCTACCGGATGCGCGGCTAG
- a CDS encoding histidine phosphatase family protein — translation MKLLLLRHAVAHDRATFAATGKEDRLRPLTEEGRKKMRRIGDALAGLLPELALIATSPYARARESAEILARAYPGRPVLSEAAELAPAGASAGLLKFLQTQKSLPAVACVGHEPDLSQLAGWLLSGQQKSFLELRKGGACLLDFTGRLAPGNATLLWHLTPSLLRALR, via the coding sequence ATGAAGCTGCTGCTGCTGCGCCACGCCGTCGCCCACGACCGCGCCACGTTCGCGGCCACCGGCAAAGAGGACCGGCTGCGCCCCCTCACCGAAGAGGGGAGGAAGAAGATGCGCCGGATCGGCGATGCCCTGGCCGGCCTCCTTCCCGAGCTCGCCCTGATCGCGACCAGCCCCTATGCGAGAGCGCGCGAGTCGGCGGAGATTCTCGCTCGGGCCTATCCCGGCCGCCCGGTGCTGTCGGAAGCCGCCGAGCTCGCGCCCGCCGGAGCCTCGGCGGGCCTCCTCAAGTTCCTGCAGACGCAGAAGTCGTTGCCGGCCGTCGCCTGTGTCGGGCACGAACCGGACCTTTCGCAGCTCGCCGGCTGGCTCCTCTCGGGGCAGCAGAAGTCGTTCCTCGAGTTGCGCAAGGGGGGCGCCTGTCTGCTCGATTTCACCGGCCGCCTCGCGCCGGGCAACGCCACCCTGCTCTGGCACCTCACTCCATCCCTGCTGCGGGCGCTGCGGTGA
- a CDS encoding CHAD domain-containing protein: MKIPADLLTRPAEEAVRRLALVQLERAIEARKQLVDGDREEALHDFRVALRRLRSLLRSHRSAFSVEFPKRALRNLATLARDTNPGRDAEVQLAWLGTFAAELKPAERAGHRVLAADLTVRRDESYRKVEREIVRDFAGIAEDLAARLVAYKVTVNLAQPAPPPSFAAATREALVRSRDELFDKLARIETVADETEGHAARIAAKRLRYLAEPLAPWIDSARRPVELLKALQDLLGELHDGQLLAAHVAQSLAEIESKRAQRLIADTLDGADPTSPAGRAAQALPTLRRSERSGLIAVARRLGARRSDLFASLTQGWLGETAPLRQELVAALETLDRSLGAPPRRRPPREKPAAGAPAARKPRRPGGRQAPVRRTRPARSPSTTG, encoded by the coding sequence GTGAAGATCCCGGCCGATCTGCTCACCCGGCCAGCGGAGGAGGCCGTTCGCCGGCTGGCGCTCGTCCAGCTCGAGCGGGCGATCGAGGCTCGAAAGCAGCTGGTCGACGGCGACCGCGAAGAGGCGTTGCACGACTTCCGCGTCGCGCTGCGTCGCCTGCGGAGTCTCCTGCGCTCGCACCGGTCGGCTTTCAGTGTCGAGTTTCCCAAGCGGGCGCTGCGCAACCTGGCAACCCTGGCGCGCGACACCAACCCCGGGCGCGATGCCGAGGTGCAGCTCGCCTGGCTCGGCACCTTCGCCGCCGAGCTCAAACCGGCCGAGCGCGCCGGGCACCGGGTCCTCGCGGCGGATCTCACCGTGCGCCGTGACGAGAGCTATCGCAAGGTCGAACGCGAGATCGTGCGCGACTTCGCCGGTATCGCGGAAGATCTGGCGGCCCGCCTCGTCGCCTACAAGGTGACCGTGAACCTCGCGCAGCCCGCGCCGCCGCCGAGCTTCGCGGCCGCGACGCGCGAAGCGCTCGTCCGCAGCCGCGACGAGCTCTTCGACAAGCTGGCGCGGATCGAGACCGTCGCGGACGAGACCGAAGGGCATGCCGCGCGCATCGCCGCCAAGCGGCTGCGCTACCTGGCCGAACCTCTCGCCCCCTGGATCGACAGCGCGCGCCGCCCGGTCGAGCTGCTCAAAGCGCTGCAGGATCTCCTCGGCGAGCTCCACGACGGGCAGCTCCTGGCGGCCCACGTGGCCCAGTCCCTGGCGGAGATCGAGTCGAAACGGGCTCAGCGGCTCATCGCCGACACGCTGGACGGGGCGGACCCGACATCGCCTGCCGGACGCGCCGCGCAGGCTCTCCCGACGCTGCGGCGGAGCGAGCGCTCCGGCCTCATCGCCGTGGCCCGACGGCTCGGCGCGCGGAGAAGCGACCTCTTCGCCTCCCTGACGCAGGGCTGGCTGGGCGAGACCGCCCCTCTCCGCCAGGAGCTCGTCGCGGCGCTCGAAACGCTCGACCGCAGTCTCGGCGCGCCCCCCCGCCGGCGTCCGCCGCGAGAGAAGCCGGCCGCAGGCGCCCCTGCAGCTCGCAAGCCGCGCCGGCCGGGCGGGCGCCAAGCCCCCGTCCGGCGAACCCGGCCCGCGCGGTCGCCGTCGACCACCGGCTAG
- the ppk1 gene encoding polyphosphate kinase 1 translates to MSTTVNSTVSLPEGGTANREAADLSPFLNRELSWLEFNARVLAEAGDPGVPLLDRLKFLAIFGGNLDEFFMKRVGGLKLQQQSHPNGLSPDGRTPAQQLAEIGAWVRPRQQQQRALLLEKVLPEIARHGVELVTFRDLQPAERAHLEKFFSSFVFPILTPLGLDTSHPFPFISNLSLSLAVALRSPASAEVRFARLKVPPSLPRWIQLPDSLRFIPLEVVIAEFLERLFPGMELLESYPFRVTRAADAEKHEEQAEDLLESVQEELRARRFAAVVRLEVVPEMPEWMRLLLADELVVGPADVYEVRPPLAARDLFQLAALNLPALQEPKWRPQTHPRLEPAGDTREVDLFRVIRSGDLLVHHPYDAFSSSVERFLRIAAEDPAVLAIKQTLYRTSRNSPVVQSLIEAAERGKQVAVLVELKASFDEARNIEWAEALEGAGAHVAYGVLGYKTHAKVSLVVRQEPDGMRTYVHLATGNYNTDTAELYTDLGLFSCDPVLGADTAQLFNLLTSGHIGDQRFEKLVVAPTSMRRRILELIAREAGHESHGRQGRIIAKMNSLEDPQIVRALYDASRAGVEIDLIVRGVCRLRPGVPGMSETIRVRSIVGRFLEHARIFHFANGGAPEYFIASADWMSRNLDRRVETMVPVEAPDLRAELQSILDVQLADNRKAWALESDGSWRQEQPAEGEPERDSQAIFMANALRRRAR, encoded by the coding sequence ATGTCGACGACCGTCAACTCTACTGTCAGCCTGCCGGAAGGCGGCACTGCGAACCGTGAAGCGGCGGACCTGTCGCCCTTCCTCAACCGTGAGCTCTCCTGGCTCGAGTTCAACGCGCGGGTCCTGGCCGAGGCCGGGGATCCGGGAGTGCCGCTCCTCGACCGGCTCAAGTTCCTCGCCATCTTCGGCGGCAATCTGGACGAGTTCTTCATGAAGCGCGTCGGAGGGCTGAAGCTGCAACAGCAGAGCCATCCGAACGGCCTGTCGCCCGACGGCCGAACGCCGGCGCAGCAGCTGGCCGAGATCGGCGCCTGGGTCCGTCCGCGCCAGCAGCAGCAGCGCGCGCTACTGCTCGAGAAGGTGCTGCCGGAGATTGCCCGCCACGGCGTGGAGCTGGTCACCTTCCGCGACCTACAGCCGGCAGAGCGCGCTCATCTCGAGAAGTTCTTCTCGAGCTTCGTCTTCCCGATTCTCACCCCGCTCGGGCTCGACACTTCGCACCCGTTTCCGTTCATCTCCAACCTCTCCCTTTCGCTGGCGGTCGCCCTGCGCTCGCCGGCGAGCGCCGAGGTCCGCTTCGCGCGCCTCAAGGTGCCGCCCAGCCTGCCGCGCTGGATCCAGCTGCCGGATTCGCTGCGCTTCATTCCGCTCGAGGTGGTGATCGCCGAGTTCCTCGAGCGCCTCTTTCCGGGAATGGAGCTCCTCGAGTCGTATCCGTTCCGGGTGACGCGGGCGGCCGACGCCGAGAAGCACGAGGAGCAGGCGGAGGATCTGCTCGAGTCGGTGCAGGAGGAGCTGCGGGCCCGGCGGTTCGCCGCGGTGGTGCGGCTCGAGGTCGTGCCGGAGATGCCCGAGTGGATGCGCCTGCTGCTCGCCGACGAGCTCGTGGTGGGGCCGGCCGACGTCTACGAGGTGCGGCCGCCGCTGGCGGCGCGCGACCTCTTCCAGCTCGCCGCGCTGAATCTGCCGGCGTTGCAGGAGCCGAAGTGGCGGCCGCAGACCCACCCGCGCCTCGAGCCCGCGGGCGACACTCGCGAAGTCGATCTCTTCCGGGTGATCCGCAGCGGCGACCTTCTCGTGCACCACCCTTACGACGCTTTCTCGAGCTCGGTGGAGCGCTTCCTGCGGATCGCGGCCGAGGATCCGGCGGTGCTGGCGATCAAGCAGACTCTCTACCGCACCTCGCGCAACTCGCCGGTGGTGCAGTCGCTCATCGAGGCCGCCGAACGCGGCAAGCAGGTCGCCGTCCTGGTGGAGCTCAAGGCGAGCTTCGACGAGGCCCGCAACATCGAGTGGGCGGAGGCGCTCGAGGGCGCGGGCGCGCACGTCGCCTACGGCGTGCTGGGCTACAAGACGCACGCCAAGGTATCGCTCGTCGTGCGCCAGGAGCCCGACGGCATGCGCACCTATGTCCACCTCGCGACCGGTAACTACAACACCGACACCGCCGAGCTCTACACCGACCTCGGGCTCTTCAGCTGCGATCCCGTTCTCGGCGCCGACACCGCCCAGCTCTTCAACCTGCTGACTTCGGGGCATATCGGAGACCAGCGATTCGAGAAGCTCGTCGTGGCGCCGACGAGCATGCGCCGGCGTATCCTCGAGCTCATCGCGCGCGAGGCCGGGCACGAGAGCCACGGCCGCCAGGGACGGATCATCGCCAAGATGAACTCGCTCGAGGATCCGCAGATCGTGCGGGCGCTCTACGACGCCTCGCGCGCCGGAGTGGAGATCGACCTCATCGTGCGCGGCGTCTGCCGGCTGCGTCCGGGCGTCCCCGGGATGAGCGAGACCATCCGCGTGCGCTCGATCGTCGGGCGATTCCTCGAGCACGCCCGCATCTTCCACTTCGCCAACGGCGGCGCCCCGGAGTATTTCATCGCCTCCGCCGACTGGATGTCGCGGAACCTCGATCGCCGGGTGGAGACGATGGTCCCGGTCGAGGCGCCCGACCTGCGCGCCGAGCTGCAGTCGATCCTCGACGTTCAGCTCGCCGACAACCGCAAGGCCTGGGCGCTCGAGTCCGACGGCAGCTGGCGGCAAGAACAGCCCGCAGAGGGCGAGCCGGAGCGCGACAGCCAGGCGATCTTCATGGCGAACGCCCTCCGTCGCCGCGCGCGCTGA
- a CDS encoding glycosyltransferase, with product MFSRCDIHVHSKRSDRPSEWYLDRIGAPESFTEPLEIYRLAKARGMDFVTISDHDSIAGSLDIAHLPGTFLSSEETVTFPEDGCDLHILVLGVTEAQHRELQRLKRNLYEFRDYARSEGIVHVVAHPLFRVNDRLTLDHLEKILVLFRLFEGVNGTRDPRATALFDAVLGATSPDLLAGLAERHRLALDLDPEEAPRYATTGGSDDHGGIYVATTWTETVLADSPQEFLAQVGSGRCRPGGEAGSSLKLARSFQTLAHDYYRAKVLGGSRWKNDPLADLLRRIAGGELDPSNPEGSAFGKTVRKLLSFAPPVPLARPEPPSGPARDLAGQTAAAREAERRTFESACRLGQRAAARTLEAVVSELERGDIMSALPAISDLAPVVVALSPYLAAFRFQHKDEPLHRQVAQRFAAAAHLEAKSPRLAWATDTLQDVNGVSRTIVSAATLARRRSLPLTVLTSEIARPSHDFDCENFAPIWETPIPRYEELTLRVPPAMELIEHCERERYGRILISTPGPVGLAALAAGKLLGVPVAGIFHTDFPRYVAALGGDGRLEAIAGSYIRWFYRQMDEVFVSSASYAAELAAMGIESSRLRDLPRGVDLDLFSPTRREPDLFARWGLGNGPVILYVGRLSREKNLDALFRAFRALRSRGIAASLAIVGDGPERPALEMRWSSPDVAFIGYLRGEELATAYASADLFVFPSRTDTFGNAVLEAMASGIPPIVAKEGGPAEQVRHGETGLVIDLEVPDALVDAMAILLGREGIRRRLAAAARQHARSCSWGRLLTALFPDRDLRETDEVPDDLPAVRTDSETLFASAG from the coding sequence ATGTTCAGCCGCTGCGACATCCACGTCCACAGCAAGCGCTCCGACCGCCCGAGTGAGTGGTACCTCGACCGCATTGGCGCACCGGAGAGCTTCACCGAGCCGCTCGAAATCTATCGCCTGGCGAAGGCGCGCGGCATGGACTTCGTCACCATCTCCGACCATGACTCGATCGCCGGGTCGCTCGACATCGCTCACCTGCCGGGAACGTTCCTCTCCAGCGAGGAGACCGTCACCTTTCCGGAGGATGGCTGCGATCTGCACATTCTCGTTCTGGGAGTCACGGAGGCGCAGCATCGCGAGCTGCAGCGACTGAAGCGCAATCTCTATGAGTTCCGCGACTACGCCCGCAGCGAGGGCATCGTGCATGTCGTGGCGCATCCGCTCTTCCGCGTCAACGATCGGCTGACCCTCGATCACCTCGAGAAGATCCTCGTCCTCTTCCGTCTGTTCGAAGGGGTCAACGGTACGCGCGATCCGCGCGCGACGGCGCTCTTCGACGCCGTTCTCGGAGCGACCTCCCCGGACCTCCTGGCCGGGCTCGCCGAGCGCCACCGCCTGGCGCTCGACCTCGATCCCGAAGAGGCGCCGCGCTACGCGACGACCGGTGGCAGCGACGACCACGGCGGGATCTACGTCGCGACGACCTGGACGGAGACCGTCCTCGCGGACTCGCCGCAGGAGTTCCTCGCGCAGGTCGGCTCCGGCCGCTGCCGGCCCGGGGGAGAGGCCGGATCGTCGCTCAAGCTCGCGCGGAGCTTTCAGACTCTCGCCCACGACTACTATCGCGCCAAGGTGCTCGGCGGATCACGCTGGAAGAACGACCCGCTGGCCGACCTTCTGCGCCGCATCGCCGGGGGGGAGCTCGACCCGTCGAATCCGGAAGGCTCGGCCTTCGGCAAGACGGTGCGCAAGCTCCTCTCCTTCGCGCCACCGGTACCGCTCGCGCGCCCGGAGCCGCCTTCCGGCCCGGCCCGGGACCTGGCCGGCCAGACCGCGGCGGCGCGCGAGGCCGAGCGGCGGACGTTCGAATCGGCCTGCCGCCTCGGCCAACGAGCGGCAGCGAGGACCCTCGAGGCGGTCGTCTCGGAGCTCGAGCGCGGCGACATCATGAGCGCACTGCCGGCCATCTCCGACCTCGCACCGGTGGTGGTGGCGCTGTCGCCGTACCTCGCCGCGTTCCGCTTCCAGCACAAGGACGAGCCGCTGCATCGGCAGGTGGCGCAGCGGTTCGCGGCGGCCGCCCACCTCGAGGCCAAGAGCCCGCGCCTCGCCTGGGCGACCGACACCCTGCAGGACGTCAACGGCGTCTCGCGGACCATCGTGAGCGCCGCGACTCTCGCCCGCAGGCGCTCCTTGCCGCTCACCGTGCTGACGAGCGAGATCGCGCGACCTTCCCACGACTTCGACTGCGAGAACTTCGCGCCGATCTGGGAGACGCCGATCCCGCGCTACGAAGAGCTCACCCTGCGCGTTCCTCCGGCGATGGAGCTCATCGAACACTGCGAGCGCGAGCGTTACGGCCGGATCCTGATCTCGACCCCGGGGCCGGTCGGCCTCGCTGCCCTCGCCGCAGGAAAGCTCCTCGGCGTGCCGGTCGCCGGCATCTTCCATACCGACTTTCCGCGCTACGTCGCGGCGCTCGGCGGCGACGGACGCCTGGAGGCGATCGCTGGTTCCTACATCCGATGGTTCTACCGCCAGATGGACGAGGTCTTCGTCTCGAGCGCCTCCTATGCCGCCGAGCTGGCCGCGATGGGGATCGAAAGCTCCCGGCTGCGCGACCTGCCGCGCGGCGTCGACCTCGACCTGTTCTCGCCCACCCGGCGCGAGCCGGACCTCTTCGCCCGGTGGGGCCTCGGGAACGGACCCGTCATTCTCTACGTCGGGCGGCTGAGCCGGGAGAAGAACCTCGACGCGCTCTTCAGGGCTTTCCGGGCCCTGCGCTCCCGCGGTATCGCGGCGAGCCTCGCCATCGTCGGCGACGGCCCCGAGCGCCCGGCGCTCGAAATGCGCTGGAGCTCTCCGGATGTCGCCTTCATCGGCTACCTGCGCGGCGAAGAGCTCGCGACCGCCTACGCCTCCGCCGACCTCTTCGTCTTCCCGAGCCGCACCGACACCTTCGGCAACGCCGTCCTGGAAGCGATGGCCTCGGGGATACCGCCGATCGTGGCGAAGGAAGGTGGCCCCGCCGAGCAGGTGCGGCATGGCGAGACCGGGCTGGTCATCGACCTCGAGGTGCCCGACGCCCTGGTCGATGCGATGGCGATCCTCCTCGGGCGCGAGGGTATCCGGCGCCGGCTGGCCGCGGCGGCGCGCCAGCACGCCCGATCCTGCAGCTGGGGACGGCTCCTCACCGCCCTCTTTCCGGATCGTGACCTGCGGGAGACCGACGAGGTGCCCGACGACTTGCCGGCGGTCCGGACCGACTCCGAGACCCTCTTCGCCAGCGCCGGTTGA
- a CDS encoding DUF47 family protein, which produces MRLDSIIKRFLPREERFQELLLKDTQNLTRSAELFLAIARSTKLEDRRIKLVELKALEHEGDEITRQVFEALNRSFITPLDREDIRSIAVDLDDILDYLEGIARYLVIFQIDEAPEPLTRFAEILLEMVGQIDSVTRLIWDLGNEPQVRDKLVRISELENQGDDLFLTVIADLFRADSGRNAMDTMKWKEIYQNLEDACDSCKDFTHIIGNVVIKNA; this is translated from the coding sequence ATGAGACTCGACTCGATCATCAAGCGGTTCCTGCCTCGCGAGGAGCGCTTTCAGGAGCTGCTCCTCAAGGACACCCAGAATCTGACCCGCTCGGCCGAGCTCTTCCTCGCCATCGCCCGGAGCACCAAGCTCGAAGACCGAAGGATCAAGCTGGTCGAGCTCAAGGCGCTGGAGCACGAGGGCGACGAGATCACCCGCCAGGTCTTCGAGGCGCTCAACCGCTCGTTCATCACGCCGCTCGACCGCGAGGACATCCGCTCGATCGCAGTCGACCTCGACGACATCCTCGACTATCTCGAAGGCATCGCCCGCTACCTGGTCATCTTCCAGATCGACGAGGCGCCCGAGCCGCTCACCCGCTTCGCCGAGATCCTCCTCGAGATGGTCGGCCAGATCGACTCCGTGACCCGGCTGATCTGGGATCTCGGGAACGAGCCGCAGGTGCGCGACAAGCTGGTACGGATCTCGGAGCTCGAGAACCAGGGGGACGACCTCTTTCTCACCGTGATCGCCGATCTCTTCCGCGCCGACAGCGGGCGCAACGCCATGGACACGATGAAGTGGAAGGAGATCTACCAGAACCTCGAGGATGCCTGCGATTCCTGCAAGGACTTCACCCACATCATCGGCAACGTGGTGATCAAGAACGCCTGA
- a CDS encoding inorganic phosphate transporter, with amino-acid sequence MTVLIAIILVALIFDFLNGFHDAANSIATVVSTRVLSPQQAVAWAAFFNFVAAFVLGTHVAKTIGKGMIDLSIVTPQVILAGLLGAIFWNLFTWYFGIPVSSSHALIGGYAGAAIAKGGWAAILLAGWTKTLLFIVLAPTIGMLLGFLLMVAVAWLFRRARVHKADRFFRRAQLVSAAFYSLGHGGNDAQKTMGIITGLLVSSGYLSRFEVPLWVILISHLAIALGTLFGGWRIVKTMGSKITKLQPTGGFCAETAGALTLVGATLAGIPVSTTHTITGAIMGVGATKRLSAVKWGVASRIVWAWVLTIPISASVAALCYLVVAFFLGA; translated from the coding sequence ATGACCGTCCTCATCGCCATCATCCTCGTTGCGCTGATCTTCGACTTTCTGAACGGTTTCCACGACGCCGCGAATTCGATCGCCACCGTCGTCTCGACCCGGGTGCTGTCGCCACAGCAGGCGGTCGCCTGGGCGGCCTTCTTCAACTTCGTCGCCGCCTTCGTGCTCGGCACGCACGTCGCGAAGACGATCGGCAAGGGGATGATCGACCTCTCGATCGTCACCCCGCAGGTCATCCTCGCGGGGCTCCTCGGCGCGATCTTCTGGAACCTCTTCACCTGGTACTTCGGCATTCCGGTCTCCTCCTCGCATGCGCTGATCGGCGGCTACGCCGGCGCCGCCATCGCCAAAGGGGGATGGGCGGCGATCCTCCTGGCCGGCTGGACGAAGACGCTGCTGTTCATCGTCCTCGCCCCGACGATCGGAATGCTGCTCGGCTTCCTGCTCATGGTCGCGGTAGCCTGGCTCTTTCGCCGCGCCCGCGTGCACAAGGCGGATCGATTCTTCCGGCGGGCGCAGCTGGTCTCGGCGGCGTTCTACAGCCTCGGCCACGGCGGCAACGACGCCCAGAAGACGATGGGCATCATCACCGGCCTGCTGGTCTCGTCCGGGTACCTGTCCAGGTTCGAAGTGCCGCTTTGGGTCATCCTCATCAGCCATTTGGCCATCGCTCTCGGCACCCTCTTCGGCGGCTGGCGGATCGTCAAGACGATGGGTTCGAAGATCACCAAGCTTCAGCCGACCGGTGGCTTTTGCGCCGAGACTGCAGGCGCGCTGACACTCGTCGGGGCAACTCTCGCAGGCATCCCCGTGTCGACCACCCACACGATCACCGGCGCCATCATGGGGGTCGGCGCGACGAAGCGCCTCTCCGCTGTGAAGTGGGGAGTCGCCAGCCGCATCGTCTGGGCCTGGGTGTTGACGATCCCCATCTCGGCGTCCGTGGCAGCGCTCTGCTATCTCGTGGTCGCGTTTTTCCTTGGCGCCTGA